One stretch of Bacillus sp. (in: firmicutes) DNA includes these proteins:
- the yedE gene encoding selenium metabolism membrane protein YedE/FdhT — MFIIIITIVYTVYIVLVTKYLDRRGTQEVIKTIYKKIFGDYWNPYLAVGLAGVLSAFYFALTGTVWAVTGEFTRFGGHFLQLFGIDISDWAYFNLVKMDGTTFTRTDGWIIIGMFAGALITVLLGKNFKIRIPQQRRRLVQAFIGGIIAGFGARLALGCNLAAFFTGIPQFSFHSWIFMVTTAIGTYLGVKIINTAWWRGKPNLQRKISIAKPAQKVVKNKNSNLQIYLGVILAIVFAIILASYVLDGKTILAAAALFGVGFGILIERGQICFTSAFRDLWVSGRAVMTKALAVGVGISVVLTFIFLQSGMEAVIKPAAPSTFIGGLLFGLGIVLAGGCETGWMYRAMEGQVLFWVVGIGNIIGATVLAYAWDHLGFYSALTEGWPKLNLIDAWGPYPALIGTIVMLTAWFFLSDWWEKHYRYGKGLKVEMKETLILKQQSAK, encoded by the coding sequence ATGTTTATTATAATTATAACAATAGTTTATACTGTATATATTGTATTAGTTACAAAATATCTCGACAGAAGGGGGACACAAGAGGTGATTAAAACAATATATAAAAAAATATTCGGTGATTATTGGAACCCGTATCTTGCAGTGGGCCTTGCTGGAGTGCTTAGTGCTTTTTATTTTGCACTAACGGGAACTGTTTGGGCAGTTACAGGTGAGTTTACCCGGTTTGGAGGGCATTTTCTTCAACTTTTCGGTATTGATATTTCAGATTGGGCTTATTTTAATCTTGTAAAAATGGATGGAACAACATTCACCCGTACAGATGGGTGGATTATTATTGGAATGTTTGCTGGGGCGCTAATTACTGTTTTACTCGGGAAAAATTTCAAAATTCGTATTCCGCAGCAAAGGAGACGCCTTGTGCAAGCCTTCATTGGTGGTATTATTGCTGGTTTTGGAGCGCGGTTAGCATTAGGCTGTAATTTAGCAGCCTTTTTTACAGGAATCCCGCAATTTTCATTCCATTCTTGGATTTTTATGGTTACAACAGCTATCGGGACATACTTAGGAGTTAAAATTATTAATACCGCTTGGTGGCGTGGGAAGCCTAATTTACAAAGGAAAATTTCTATAGCGAAGCCAGCGCAAAAAGTAGTCAAAAATAAAAATAGCAATCTACAAATATACTTAGGCGTTATCTTAGCCATAGTTTTTGCTATTATTCTTGCAAGCTATGTGTTAGACGGCAAAACCATCCTTGCCGCTGCTGCTTTGTTCGGCGTCGGCTTCGGTATCCTTATTGAAAGAGGACAAATCTGTTTTACATCTGCTTTCCGTGATTTATGGGTTAGTGGACGTGCTGTCATGACAAAGGCTTTAGCAGTTGGTGTCGGTATTAGTGTTGTTTTAACATTTATCTTCCTTCAATCTGGAATGGAGGCTGTTATTAAACCCGCTGCCCCAAGTACATTTATTGGCGGACTTTTATTCGGTCTTGGAATCGTTCTTGCTGGAGGCTGTGAAACTGGATGGATGTACCGGGCGATGGAAGGACAAGTGCTTTTTTGGGTAGTTGGTATCGGCAATATTATTGGTGCAACCGTTTTGGCTTACGCTTGGGATCACCTCGGCTTTTACAGTGCTTTAACAGAAGGCTGGCCGAAATTAAATCTTATTGATGCTTGGGGGCCATATCCTGCCCTAATTGGCACAATTGTAATGTTAACAGCATGGTTTTTCTTGTCTGATTGGTGGGAGAAACATTATCGCTATGGCAAAGGATTAAAAGTGGAAATGAAGGAAACGCTTATACTAAAACAGCAATCTGCTAAATAA
- a CDS encoding DEAD/DEAH box helicase yields the protein MAKKSFKDYKLSEEINRALACLNYKNPTEVQSEVIPMALEKKDLVVKSQTGSGKTASFGIPICEMVEWEENKPQALILTPTRELAAQVNNFSYPCEKIHGGMYQEDRFAVMNDFKKGDFRYLVATDVAARGIDIEHINLVINFDMPSEKESYVHRIGRTGRAGKTGKAITLITENEEKYLAEIEDYVRFQIPIIDPPSKEAIQRGKAAFEEKIKASPAPKEDKNAQLNQDIMKLYFNGGKKKKIRAVDFVGTIAKIEGVSAEDIGIITIHENESFVEILNGKGPIVLQAMKKTTVKGKRLKVHKAIE from the coding sequence ATGGCTAAAAAAAGCTTTAAAGATTATAAATTAAGTGAGGAAATAAATAGAGCACTTGCTTGTTTGAACTATAAAAATCCAACAGAAGTTCAAAGTGAAGTAATACCAATGGCGTTGGAGAAGAAGGACTTAGTTGTAAAATCACAAACAGGTAGTGGAAAAACAGCTTCATTTGGTATTCCAATTTGCGAAATGGTAGAGTGGGAGGAAAATAAGCCTCAAGCCCTAATCCTTACTCCGACCCGAGAGCTTGCTGCACAGGTAAATAATTTCAGCTATCCGTGTGAAAAGATTCATGGAGGGATGTACCAAGAAGACCGGTTTGCAGTCATGAATGATTTTAAAAAGGGGGATTTCCGCTACTTAGTGGCAACAGATGTGGCAGCAAGAGGAATTGATATTGAGCATATTAATCTTGTTATAAACTTTGACATGCCTTCAGAAAAAGAAAGCTATGTGCATCGAATTGGAAGAACAGGCCGTGCTGGTAAAACAGGGAAGGCAATCACATTAATAACGGAAAATGAAGAAAAGTATTTAGCTGAAATTGAGGATTATGTACGTTTTCAAATTCCGATCATTGACCCACCTTCAAAGGAAGCGATTCAAAGAGGAAAGGCTGCCTTTGAAGAAAAAATAAAGGCAAGCCCAGCTCCAAAAGAGGATAAAAATGCACAATTAAATCAGGATATTATGAAGTTATATTTTAATGGTGGAAAGAAAAAGAAAATAAGAGCAGTAGATTTTGTAGGTACAATTGCGAAAATTGAAGGTGTGTCAGCGGAAGATATTGGAATAATAACAATCCATGAAAATGAATCATTTGTTGAAATATTAAATGGTAAGGGGCCAATCGTTCTACAGGCAATGAAGAAAACGACCGTAAAAGGTAAGCGATTAAAAGTACATAAGGCCATTGAATAA
- a CDS encoding sulfite exporter TauE/SafE family protein: MRRLVILAFIGLVAQLVDGSLGMAYGVTSSSLLLMFGIAPAVVSASVHMAEVFTTAASGVAHIRFGNVDKQVVYKLIIPGSIGAFLGACFLSSIPGDIIKPYVSFFLLLLGVFVIYRFLFKFNQPKQFSKTATMSKKQFIPLGFIAGFFDATGGGGWGPISTPVLLTSNKMEPRKVIGSVDTSEFAIAVSSTLGFLLTLGWSQINVQWVLALIIGGVIAAPIAAWLVKIIPTNLLGTLVGGLIIITNIRTLLNVLDVSFTASLYTYVALTVLWIIAVGNVIWKLRKSSNTHQQVANSKGL, from the coding sequence TTGAGACGGTTGGTTATCCTTGCTTTCATTGGCCTGGTGGCACAGTTAGTTGATGGTTCTTTAGGTATGGCATATGGAGTAACATCTTCTTCATTATTACTAATGTTCGGAATCGCACCAGCTGTTGTCTCAGCATCCGTTCATATGGCTGAAGTATTTACAACAGCTGCATCAGGTGTAGCACATATACGCTTCGGAAATGTCGATAAGCAAGTTGTCTATAAATTAATCATCCCCGGTTCAATTGGAGCTTTTTTAGGCGCCTGCTTTTTAAGCAGTATTCCAGGTGACATCATTAAACCATATGTATCTTTTTTCCTATTATTATTAGGGGTTTTTGTAATCTACCGCTTTCTTTTTAAATTTAACCAACCAAAGCAGTTCTCAAAAACTGCGACAATGTCAAAAAAACAATTCATCCCACTTGGCTTTATAGCTGGTTTTTTTGACGCTACTGGCGGGGGCGGTTGGGGGCCCATTTCCACTCCAGTATTATTAACGAGCAACAAGATGGAGCCAAGAAAAGTAATCGGATCTGTTGATACAAGTGAATTTGCTATTGCCGTTTCTTCTACGTTAGGATTTCTTTTAACATTAGGATGGTCCCAAATAAATGTCCAATGGGTTTTAGCTTTAATCATTGGTGGTGTTATTGCCGCTCCAATTGCAGCGTGGTTAGTCAAAATCATTCCAACAAACTTATTAGGCACTCTTGTAGGTGGGCTTATTATTATCACAAATATCCGGACTTTATTAAATGTATTAGACGTTTCTTTTACAGCAAGCCTATATACTTATGTCGCGCTAACAGTATTATGGATAATTGCTGTTGGAAATGTAATTTGGAAACTGAGAAAAAGCAGCAATACTCACCAACAAGTGGCTAACTCAAAAGGGCTCTGA
- a CDS encoding TetR/AcrR family transcriptional regulator, translating into MPKVTFFNLANDKREILIKALEKEFSRVPLYDASIANIVKFANIPRGSFYQYFDDKEDAYFFLLQEQIKNHKEKFVLCLQIHNGDLFAAMIAMFALTIKELSKDENINFLKNTFLNMNHEIESKFNDIFNASGGVEQFRNISLLIDKSNLNITSDKELFHLMKIVITVTFRNLAEKLAQNLTVDEAMNGYTIEMGLLKKGLQKN; encoded by the coding sequence TTGCCAAAGGTCACATTTTTTAATTTAGCAAATGATAAGAGAGAAATATTGATAAAAGCGCTTGAAAAAGAATTTTCAAGAGTACCATTATATGATGCATCAATTGCAAATATCGTTAAATTTGCTAATATTCCACGCGGCAGCTTTTACCAATATTTTGATGATAAAGAGGATGCTTATTTCTTTTTATTACAGGAGCAGATTAAAAATCATAAAGAAAAATTTGTTTTATGCTTACAAATACATAATGGCGATTTGTTTGCTGCCATGATTGCTATGTTTGCATTAACAATTAAGGAATTATCGAAAGATGAAAATATTAACTTCTTGAAAAATACATTTTTGAATATGAACCATGAAATTGAGAGTAAATTCAATGATATTTTTAATGCTAGTGGAGGTGTTGAACAGTTTCGTAACATTAGTTTGCTCATTGATAAAAGTAATTTGAACATCACGAGTGATAAAGAATTATTCCACCTTATGAAAATTGTCATTACTGTAACATTTCGCAATTTAGCTGAAAAATTAGCGCAAAATTTAACAGTAGACGAAGCGATGAACGGTTATACGATTGAAATGGGGTTGCTAAAAAAGGGCTTGCAAAAAAATTGA
- a CDS encoding transcriptional regulator Spx, with protein MTATIYGSPSESFRKTKEWFEKHKIAYIERNIFKNPLTVHELQEVLALTAEGTDEIIATRSNIYKGLDLDFDNLSLFELLHLIEKHPGLLRNPIIIDNKKMVIGYNEDDIRKFLPRKVRKRQWLQFHLERISMVDG; from the coding sequence ATGACCGCAACGATTTATGGATCCCCAAGTGAGTCATTCCGTAAAACAAAAGAATGGTTTGAAAAGCATAAAATTGCTTATATTGAGAGAAATATTTTTAAAAACCCATTAACAGTTCATGAACTCCAAGAGGTTCTTGCTTTAACTGCTGAAGGGACAGATGAAATTATTGCTACAAGGTCTAATATATATAAAGGTCTTGATTTAGATTTTGATAATCTATCTTTATTCGAATTGCTCCATTTAATTGAGAAACACCCTGGGTTATTGCGAAATCCAATCATTATCGATAATAAAAAGATGGTCATTGGCTATAATGAGGATGATATCCGTAAATTTCTTCCTAGAAAGGTGCGAAAGCGCCAATGGTTGCAATTTCATTTGGAGCGTATTTCAATGGTGGATGGTTAA
- a CDS encoding LysR family transcriptional regulator produces MDIKHLLYFIEVAKAKSFSRAAENLYITQPTISKMIKNLEDELGVALFDRSRKQLVLTDAGKIILEQAKLIDFAFHNLETELDQLLGLKRGHIRIGLPPIFDAHIFLKIVSDFHEKYPGVTFQLVEEGSKKISENVGNNLLDVGVIVLPTNDELFEHFAFLVEDLRLILHASHPLAERQEVELKELANEAFILFNKDFVLNDRIIDSCISVGFNPTIIAESSQRSFIEEMVAWKLGVALLPEGACKHLNNQIKSIKVVNPTIAWKLAVIWSKNQYLSYAAKEWLHFAQKRLTN; encoded by the coding sequence TTGGATATTAAACATTTACTGTATTTTATCGAGGTTGCCAAAGCGAAAAGTTTTTCGCGCGCAGCTGAGAACTTATATATTACCCAGCCAACAATTAGCAAAATGATAAAAAACCTTGAAGATGAATTAGGTGTTGCTCTTTTTGACCGTTCAAGAAAGCAATTAGTGTTAACAGATGCTGGAAAGATTATTCTTGAACAAGCAAAGCTTATTGATTTTGCCTTTCATAATTTAGAAACAGAATTGGACCAGCTTCTAGGATTAAAAAGGGGGCATATTCGGATTGGATTGCCCCCGATTTTTGATGCTCATATATTTCTCAAGATCGTTAGTGATTTTCATGAAAAATATCCTGGAGTTACCTTCCAACTCGTTGAAGAAGGCTCGAAAAAAATTTCAGAAAATGTTGGCAACAATCTTCTTGATGTAGGGGTCATCGTTCTACCGACGAATGATGAACTATTTGAACATTTCGCATTTCTAGTAGAAGACCTTAGGCTAATTCTGCATGCCTCCCATCCGTTAGCAGAACGACAGGAAGTAGAGTTAAAAGAATTGGCAAATGAGGCCTTTATCTTGTTTAATAAAGACTTTGTATTAAATGATCGAATCATTGATTCTTGTATAAGTGTCGGTTTTAATCCAACAATCATCGCTGAAAGCTCACAACGGTCTTTTATCGAAGAAATGGTTGCCTGGAAACTTGGCGTTGCCCTTTTGCCAGAGGGAGCATGCAAGCATTTAAATAATCAAATCAAGTCGATTAAAGTAGTAAATCCTACTATTGCATGGAAGCTCGCAGTAATCTGGAGCAAAAATCAATACCTTTCCTATGCAGCAAAGGAATGGCTCCATTTCGCTCAAAAAAGATTAACTAACTAA
- a CDS encoding GGDEF domain-containing protein, with product MFNKGIKLKFAISILVVFAVCATTTINWYLSNHALKNTLTVNHLEDNYRYAKKISLSTNDLLENTQQNLSTLAKIIGNQPFTQADLDNWRAGNSGYFNSLFTTDANGVVQLISPQVVPNNKGGVQPGTKIKSKLMEEALKNKKPFISDPYLAQTGNLVVLISNPIFDDKGTYKGVIDGTIYLQSDNSLKRILEQHEFLDESSVFVVDRSGQIIYHPDSSRINESLANHPLVKNVMQGKSGSAQIINNEGIEYFAGYAFVEQTGWGIITQTPTSVIKEPLRALTVKTMIQSLPLLLLILALAWIFTNPITKPINRLAKFSEEAILPKNEALSIQRLEMKSYIYEVRQLYKHIQQYFQLLTYQIQRDGLTGLANRRAFDIEIEKWVKKKVHFSLIMADIDRFKKVNDEYGHLVGDEVLKFLAKTMHDVIREDDLCFRYGGEEFVILLKDKNEADAFALAERLRIKVAETISPTGKPITISLGISSFQKKDQLPEMVIKRADAALYQSKNEGRNRTTVYKNDYR from the coding sequence ATGTTTAATAAAGGAATAAAGCTAAAATTTGCGATAAGTATTTTAGTTGTTTTTGCAGTTTGCGCCACAACAACAATCAACTGGTATTTATCAAATCATGCATTAAAAAATACGTTAACGGTAAATCATCTTGAGGATAACTATCGTTACGCAAAGAAAATTTCTTTAAGTACGAACGATTTGCTTGAAAATACGCAACAAAATCTAAGTACTTTGGCAAAAATAATCGGGAACCAACCATTTACTCAAGCGGATTTAGACAATTGGAGAGCTGGCAATAGTGGCTATTTTAATTCCCTATTCACTACCGATGCAAACGGTGTTGTCCAGCTAATAAGTCCACAAGTCGTTCCCAATAATAAAGGTGGGGTGCAACCAGGAACGAAAATAAAGTCAAAGCTGATGGAAGAAGCTTTAAAAAATAAAAAACCGTTTATTTCCGATCCCTATTTAGCACAAACGGGAAACCTTGTCGTCCTTATATCAAACCCTATTTTTGATGATAAAGGAACGTATAAGGGTGTTATTGATGGCACTATCTATTTGCAAAGTGATAATTCTCTCAAAAGGATACTAGAGCAACATGAATTTTTAGATGAATCATCTGTTTTTGTTGTTGACCGTTCAGGCCAAATCATTTATCATCCAGATTCTAGCCGAATCAACGAATCGCTCGCAAATCATCCACTTGTAAAAAATGTGATGCAAGGAAAAAGCGGCTCCGCGCAAATCATCAATAACGAAGGCATTGAATATTTCGCAGGTTATGCCTTTGTCGAGCAAACAGGTTGGGGCATTATCACGCAAACACCTACATCAGTAATAAAAGAGCCGCTTCGCGCTCTAACAGTAAAAACAATGATCCAATCGCTCCCTTTATTACTACTTATTTTGGCGCTTGCTTGGATATTTACTAATCCTATTACGAAGCCAATTAATAGATTGGCAAAGTTTTCAGAAGAGGCCATTCTTCCAAAAAACGAGGCCCTATCGATACAACGATTAGAAATGAAGTCTTATATATACGAAGTTCGCCAATTATACAAACATATTCAACAATATTTCCAGCTGTTAACGTATCAAATTCAAAGGGATGGCTTAACAGGACTTGCCAATCGAAGGGCGTTTGATATAGAGATTGAAAAATGGGTAAAAAAGAAAGTCCATTTTTCTTTGATTATGGCTGACATTGATCGATTTAAAAAAGTGAATGACGAATATGGACATTTAGTAGGAGATGAAGTGTTAAAATTTCTTGCAAAAACGATGCATGATGTTATTCGTGAAGATGACTTATGTTTTCGCTATGGTGGTGAAGAGTTTGTGATTCTTTTAAAAGATAAGAATGAGGCAGATGCGTTTGCACTCGCAGAACGGTTGAGAATAAAAGTAGCGGAAACAATAAGTCCTACGGGGAAACCCATTACAATTTCTTTAGGCATCTCCTCTTTTCAAAAGAAAGACCAGTTACCCGAAATGGTCATTAAGAGAGCCGATGCTGCTCTCTATCAATCAAAAAATGAAGGAAGAAATAGAACTACCGTTTACAAAAATGACTACAGGTGA
- a CDS encoding AAA family ATPase: MNFEEYENVLSIYRVPASQLRSEFDAKELTFETTDDLEKLPNEMIGQKRAEKAMNFGLAVEQKGYNLFVVGPAGTGRMTYAQDSVMNVAKQRAVPNDWCYVHNFDDSDMPLVIPFPAGKGQKFQREIEVLLIDIERQIRSALTSEVFEKEKRKILDNFRAEIEELWGKTDAYALENQIKIERTQAGIETIPLFFGRPMEIKEFEQLPDANKKLVRERENLVENKIDETIYQILKIEDQLRKGVSQFMMETVANSIEGLFQPLRESYEENKKVIEYLEAYFHDVVTHYSFFIEDENDEQQNIMNALIGSKEQYLHRYTVNLFVSHRNLEGAPVIYETNPTYQNLFGKVEYHGALGSWVTDFTLVKPGALHLANGGYLILQATELLQQPHAWNRLKRALQTESIQIENSYEDNGVIPTSGIKPEPIPLNIKIIIIGSYYLYDLLSELDEDFHKLFKVKVEFVTVMDKDEENRWKMARFVKKFVDQEGLLPFHRQAVAKIIDYSSRLVDEQAKLSTDFHEITKVLVESSYWAKVDNQSVVDAQHVAKAISEKNQRSNHVTEQYREMINNGTIMVETDGFRVGQINGLAVLGTRDAVFGIPTKITAQTFVGKSGIMNIEREAALSGQIHNKGMMILTGFLSGEFAKNRPIPLSASITFEQTYSQIDGDSASSTELYVLLSSLAEVSINQGIAVTGSVNQWGEIQPIGGVNEKIEGFFHICNERGLTGKQGVIIPKQNVQNLMLEDEVVEAVKQGRFHIWAIGHIAEGIEILTGVSAGNIRNEHGKYPENTIFAKVEDRFTKMYESAKKVEKS; encoded by the coding sequence ATGAATTTTGAAGAATATGAGAATGTTTTATCGATTTACCGAGTACCTGCTTCACAGCTGCGCTCAGAATTTGATGCGAAAGAATTGACTTTTGAAACAACAGATGATCTTGAAAAGCTGCCAAATGAAATGATTGGGCAGAAACGCGCTGAGAAAGCAATGAATTTTGGTTTAGCCGTTGAGCAAAAAGGCTATAACTTGTTTGTCGTTGGCCCGGCAGGTACTGGGAGAATGACATACGCCCAAGATAGCGTAATGAATGTGGCTAAACAACGTGCTGTTCCCAATGACTGGTGCTACGTCCATAATTTTGATGATTCTGACATGCCATTGGTTATCCCTTTTCCTGCTGGAAAGGGACAAAAGTTCCAACGTGAAATAGAAGTTTTATTAATAGATATCGAAAGACAAATTCGCTCAGCTTTAACAAGCGAAGTTTTTGAGAAGGAAAAGCGGAAAATCCTTGATAACTTTCGGGCAGAAATAGAAGAACTTTGGGGAAAAACAGATGCCTATGCATTGGAAAATCAAATCAAAATTGAACGGACACAAGCAGGAATAGAGACAATACCATTGTTTTTTGGTAGACCGATGGAAATAAAAGAGTTCGAACAGCTTCCAGATGCAAATAAAAAACTAGTTAGAGAACGGGAAAACTTAGTAGAAAATAAGATTGATGAAACAATCTATCAGATTTTAAAAATAGAGGATCAGCTTAGAAAAGGCGTCAGTCAATTTATGATGGAGACAGTTGCTAATTCTATTGAAGGACTTTTTCAACCGCTTCGTGAATCTTACGAAGAGAACAAGAAAGTTATCGAATATTTAGAAGCTTATTTTCATGATGTTGTTACACATTATTCTTTTTTTATTGAGGATGAAAATGATGAACAGCAAAATATAATGAATGCATTGATAGGTTCAAAGGAACAGTATCTTCATCGTTATACTGTTAATTTATTTGTCAGCCACCGAAACTTGGAGGGTGCTCCTGTTATTTATGAAACAAATCCAACGTATCAAAATTTGTTTGGAAAAGTAGAATATCATGGTGCGTTAGGAAGTTGGGTTACTGATTTCACTTTAGTAAAACCAGGAGCACTTCATTTGGCAAATGGCGGCTACTTAATTTTACAGGCTACAGAGCTACTGCAGCAACCACATGCTTGGAATCGCTTGAAAAGAGCATTGCAAACGGAAAGTATTCAAATCGAGAATTCTTATGAGGATAATGGAGTGATTCCAACAAGTGGAATTAAACCAGAGCCAATCCCGTTAAATATTAAAATTATTATTATCGGTTCCTACTATTTATACGATTTACTTTCAGAATTAGATGAAGATTTTCATAAGCTTTTTAAAGTAAAGGTTGAATTTGTCACGGTGATGGACAAGGATGAAGAAAACAGGTGGAAAATGGCTCGCTTCGTGAAAAAATTTGTAGACCAAGAAGGCTTGCTGCCATTCCATCGTCAAGCAGTAGCGAAAATCATTGATTATAGCTCTCGTTTAGTTGATGAACAAGCAAAGCTATCAACGGATTTTCATGAGATTACTAAAGTTTTAGTAGAATCAAGCTATTGGGCTAAAGTTGACAACCAATCTGTTGTTGATGCGCAGCATGTAGCAAAAGCAATTTCGGAAAAAAATCAACGCTCCAATCATGTAACAGAACAATACCGGGAAATGATTAATAATGGCACGATAATGGTTGAGACAGATGGTTTTCGTGTTGGTCAAATCAACGGTTTAGCTGTTTTGGGTACACGGGATGCAGTCTTTGGTATCCCAACAAAAATTACCGCCCAAACTTTTGTTGGGAAAAGCGGCATTATGAATATTGAAAGAGAAGCGGCCTTAAGTGGACAAATCCACAATAAAGGGATGATGATTTTAACCGGTTTTCTTTCTGGTGAATTTGCAAAAAATCGCCCAATTCCATTGTCTGCCAGTATAACGTTTGAGCAAACCTATTCACAGATTGATGGTGATAGTGCATCAAGCACTGAGTTATATGTCTTGCTTTCATCTCTTGCCGAAGTGTCAATTAACCAAGGAATTGCTGTTACCGGCTCAGTCAATCAATGGGGAGAAATTCAACCGATTGGCGGCGTGAATGAAAAGATTGAAGGCTTTTTCCATATTTGTAATGAACGAGGCTTAACGGGCAAACAAGGTGTGATTATTCCGAAACAAAATGTACAGAACTTAATGCTTGAGGATGAAGTGGTTGAAGCAGTCAAACAAGGACGTTTTCATATTTGGGCCATCGGCCATATTGCGGAAGGGATTGAAATTTTGACAGGCGTTAGTGCCGGGAATATTCGTAACGAACATGGTAAATATCCAGAAAATACAATATTTGCCAAAGTTGAGGATCGTTTTACGAAAATGTATGAGTCAGCAAAAAAAGTAGAAAAATCATAA
- a CDS encoding SLC13 family permease → MQLILTFLILGITIILFMSNRVRADFVSLLALLALVLTGILEPSEALAGFSNSVVIMIAGLFVVGAGILRTGLAQKAGNLLLRWSGNSEKKLFVLLLCIVVFIGSFMSNTGTVAIMLPVVISIALSIKTDVSKFLIPLSYAASLSGLMTLIASPPNLIISQTLVDHGFQRLGFFDITPIGIIGAITGITYLFVVRNILLPNRKNKKRVDHKHLSPKDLIQNYHLEDILHRVQVPEGSPMVEKLLSDLKIPANYQLCILKIDRKAGEGRSLLPITYQEMAGPTSVIQAKDILYIQGLRPQVEKLVTDYQLVVETEKMDNNELVSSRLGVAEVLLTPYSSLVNKTIRDINFREKYNLNIIGINRKGNYILKEMSDVHLRFGDALLVQGSWDEIDLLSKETKDVVVVGQPKVHASMASASGKAPIAGMIMLFMILLMVLEVFPTVISVLIGAVLMIITGCLRNMDDAYGQMNWESIVLIACMLPLATALEKTGGMVYLSEGIIKLLGGYGPTGVLIGIYLVTMVFGQFISNTATAVLFAPIAMNAALKIGVSPYPFLIAVAVAASMAFATPVASPTNALVMTAGSYKFSDFVKIGIPMQIVMFIVMMLVIPLLFSF, encoded by the coding sequence TTTATTAGCCCTTGTTTTGACAGGGATTTTGGAGCCGTCTGAGGCATTGGCAGGCTTTTCAAACTCAGTTGTCATTATGATTGCAGGGTTGTTCGTTGTCGGAGCAGGCATACTACGCACTGGTCTGGCCCAAAAGGCAGGCAATCTACTATTACGCTGGTCAGGCAATAGTGAGAAAAAACTTTTTGTATTATTATTGTGCATTGTTGTTTTTATCGGTTCTTTTATGAGTAACACGGGTACCGTTGCGATTATGCTACCTGTTGTTATTAGTATTGCTTTAAGTATAAAAACAGATGTTTCGAAGTTTTTAATTCCATTGTCTTATGCAGCTAGTTTGTCAGGCCTGATGACGCTAATTGCTTCGCCACCTAATTTAATTATTAGCCAAACCCTCGTAGACCATGGGTTTCAGCGTCTAGGTTTTTTTGACATTACGCCGATTGGGATTATAGGAGCGATAACAGGGATTACATATTTATTTGTAGTTAGAAATATATTGCTGCCAAATCGTAAAAACAAAAAACGGGTTGATCATAAGCACTTATCACCAAAGGATCTTATCCAGAATTATCATTTAGAAGATATTTTACATCGTGTTCAAGTGCCTGAAGGGTCCCCTATGGTTGAAAAGCTTTTATCAGATTTGAAAATTCCTGCAAACTATCAATTATGTATTTTGAAAATTGACCGAAAAGCTGGCGAAGGTAGAAGTCTTTTGCCGATTACGTATCAAGAGATGGCAGGGCCAACAAGTGTTATTCAAGCAAAGGATATTCTATATATTCAAGGGTTACGACCACAAGTAGAGAAATTAGTAACTGATTATCAGCTTGTCGTTGAAACTGAAAAAATGGATAATAATGAACTTGTATCAAGCCGATTAGGGGTTGCAGAAGTACTTTTAACACCTTATTCTAGTTTAGTTAACAAAACGATTCGCGACATTAATTTTCGTGAAAAATATAATTTGAATATTATTGGGATTAATCGAAAGGGAAACTATATTTTAAAAGAAATGTCAGATGTCCACCTCCGTTTCGGAGATGCACTTTTAGTGCAAGGGTCATGGGACGAAATTGATCTTCTTTCAAAAGAAACAAAAGATGTCGTCGTCGTTGGTCAACCGAAGGTTCATGCCAGCATGGCTTCAGCCAGTGGGAAGGCACCAATAGCTGGGATGATTATGCTTTTTATGATTTTATTAATGGTTTTAGAGGTTTTTCCGACTGTTATTTCTGTTTTAATCGGTGCTGTTTTAATGATTATTACCGGTTGTTTGCGAAATATGGATGATGCTTATGGTCAGATGAACTGGGAAAGTATTGTCTTAATAGCCTGTATGTTGCCTTTAGCAACAGCGTTAGAAAAAACAGGCGGAATGGTCTACCTTTCAGAAGGGATTATCAAATTACTTGGCGGCTATGGTCCAACCGGTGTTTTAATTGGTATCTATCTAGTTACAATGGTATTTGGGCAATTTATTAGCAACACGGCGACAGCTGTCTTGTTTGCTCCAATTGCGATGAACGCCGCATTGAAAATTGGTGTGAGCCCTTATCCGTTTTTAATAGCTGTTGCCGTTGCCGCAAGCATGGCTTTTGCTACACCAGTAGCATCACCGACAAATGCTTTAGTTATGACAGCTGGTAGTTATAAATTCAGTGACTTCGTAAAAATCGGTATTCCAATGCAAATCGTCATGTTTATCGTTATGATGCTTGTAATTCCACTTTTATTTTCATTTTAG